The following are encoded in a window of Cervus canadensis isolate Bull #8, Minnesota chromosome 11, ASM1932006v1, whole genome shotgun sequence genomic DNA:
- the LOC122449626 gene encoding olfactory receptor 51T1, translating into MMIFNNTTSSTSTFLLTAFPGLELSHVWISIPVCCLYIIALLGNSMILFVISVEQRLHKPMYYFLFMLSAADLCLTITTLPTVLGVLWFHAREISFTACLIQMFFVHAFSFLESSVLAVMAFDRFMAICNPLKYATVLKDRMIMVIGLFICIRQLIFLFPILLALKSVSFQERKELSHPFCYHPDIIRDTYSNPWINSFLGLFLQLYMTGTDLLFILVSYVLIIRAVLSIVAPKKQKKALNTCVCHICAVTIFYVPMISLSFTHRLLSSTPRVICSILANVYLLLPPVLNPVIYSLKTRTIRQAMLQLLQTKGSWSRNARGLRGSWD; encoded by the coding sequence ATGATGATTTTCAATAACACCACATCCTCCACTTCAACCTTCCTCCTCACTGCATTCCCTGGGCTGGAACTCTCCCACGTCTGGATCTCCATCCCTGTCTGCTGTCTCTACATCATTGCTCTCTTGGGAAATAGTATGATCCTGTTTGTCATCTCTGTTGAGCAGCGTCTCCACAAGCCCATGTACTATTTCCTCTTCATGCTGTCAGCTGCTGATTTGTGTCTGACCATCACCACCCTCCCCACTGTGCTTGGGGTTCTCTGGTTTCATGCCCGGGAAATCAGCTTTACAGCTTGCCTCATTCAAATGTTCTTTGTACATGCTTTCTCCTTCCTGGAGTCCTCTGTGCTGGCAGTTATGGCTTTTGACCGCTTCATGGCTATCTGTAACCCACTGAAATATGCCACTGTCCTCAAAGACAGGATGATCATGGTGATCGGACTATTCATATGCATACGGCAACTAATCTTCCTCTTTCCCATACTTCTAGCCTTGAAGAGTGTATCTTTCCAGGAAAGAAAGGAGCTTTCCCATCCATTTTGTTACCACCCAGATATAATCAGAGATACATATTCCAACCCCTGGATCAACAGCTTTTTGGGCTTGTTTCTTCAGCTCTACATGACTGGCACTGACTTACTGTTCATTCTTGTCTCCTATGTCCTGATAATCCGTGCTGTCCTGAGCATCGTGGCCCCCAAGAAGCAAAAAAAAGCTCTCAACACTTGTGTGTGTCACATCTGTGCTGTCACTATTTTCTATGTGCCAATGATCAGCCTGTCCTTTACACATCGCCTCCTTAGCTCTACTCCAAGGGTGATCTGTAGCATTTTGGCCAATGTTTATTTGCTCTTACCACCTGTACTGAACCCTGTCATTTACAGCTTGAAGACCAGGACGATCCGCCAGGCTATGCTCCAGCTACTTCAAACTAAAGGTTCATGGAGCCGTAATGCGAGGGGTCTTAGAGGATCGTGGGACTGA